In Levilactobacillus brevis, a single genomic region encodes these proteins:
- the galU gene encoding UTP--glucose-1-phosphate uridylyltransferase GalU, with amino-acid sequence MRKVRKAVIPAAGLGTRFLPATKALAKEMLPIVDKPTIQFIVEEARKSGIEDIVIVDGKSKRSIEDHFDSNPELEANLRAKHKDEMLRQVQETTGMNLYFIRQPYPRGLGDAVLTAKAFIGDEPFVVMLGDDMTDSKEPLTKQLIDRYNQTGASTLAVMRVPHEDTAKYGVINPSEETAPGLYNVTNFVEKPQPDEAPSDLAIIGRYLFTPEIFEALENTPVGLGNELQLTDAIDNLNKTQRVFAHEYKGKRYDVGNKFGWIQTNIEYGLQHPETKDALRKYIKEMGAKLSAEDEKAPKSK; translated from the coding sequence ATGAGAAAAGTTAGAAAAGCCGTCATTCCAGCCGCAGGTCTTGGGACCAGATTCTTACCTGCAACCAAAGCCTTAGCCAAGGAAATGTTGCCTATCGTGGATAAGCCAACGATTCAATTTATCGTTGAGGAAGCCCGTAAGTCCGGGATCGAAGACATCGTGATTGTCGATGGAAAATCCAAACGCTCGATCGAAGACCATTTCGACTCCAATCCCGAATTGGAAGCCAACCTGCGTGCTAAGCACAAGGATGAAATGTTGCGGCAGGTTCAGGAAACGACGGGCATGAATCTCTACTTCATTCGCCAGCCGTATCCACGTGGCTTGGGTGACGCTGTTTTAACTGCCAAGGCCTTTATCGGGGACGAACCGTTCGTTGTGATGTTAGGGGACGACATGACCGATAGCAAGGAACCTCTTACTAAGCAATTGATCGACCGGTACAACCAGACCGGTGCCTCGACGCTGGCCGTCATGCGGGTACCGCACGAGGATACCGCCAAGTATGGGGTCATTAACCCCTCTGAAGAGACGGCACCGGGTCTGTACAATGTGACGAACTTTGTGGAAAAGCCCCAACCAGATGAAGCGCCGAGTGATTTGGCCATCATCGGGCGGTACCTCTTCACCCCAGAAATCTTTGAAGCCCTGGAGAACACGCCAGTCGGTTTAGGAAACGAACTCCAGTTAACGGACGCCATCGATAACTTAAACAAGACGCAACGGGTCTTCGCCCACGAGTACAAAGGCAAGCGTTACGATGTCGGCAACAAGTTTGGCTGGATTCAAACGAACATTGAATATGGTCTGCAACACCCTGAAACCAAGGATGCTTTGCGCAAGTACATCAAGGAAATGGGTGCGAAGTTGAGTGCCGAAGATGAAAAGGCCCCCAAGTCAAAATAG
- the trxB gene encoding thioredoxin-disulfide reductase — MKNYDVIVIGAGPGGMTGALYASRANLSVLMLDRGIYGGQMNNTAAIENYPGFKSVLGPDLAKDMYDGSTQFGAEFAYGNVEGIEDHGDHKVVKTDDGDYSAGAVLIASGSEYKKLGVPGENEFGGRGVSYCAVCDGAFFKNLDVVVVGGGDSAVEESLYLAGITSKVTVVVRRDQLRAQKILQDRAFANDKIEFVWNTNVTEVVGDDMKVTGVKTKNNQTGETGEIAASGVFIYVGNLPMTDAFTSLGITDDKGWIKTDDRMATAVPGIFAIGDVRQKTLRQITTAVGDGGIAGQEAFSYLEALKSKAASAK, encoded by the coding sequence TTGAAAAACTATGATGTCATTGTAATTGGTGCAGGACCCGGTGGGATGACCGGTGCCCTCTACGCTTCACGGGCAAACCTTTCCGTCCTGATGTTGGACCGCGGAATCTATGGTGGTCAAATGAACAACACGGCGGCTATTGAAAACTATCCGGGGTTCAAGTCAGTTCTTGGACCAGACTTGGCTAAGGACATGTACGACGGTTCTACTCAATTTGGGGCGGAATTTGCCTATGGTAACGTGGAAGGCATCGAAGACCACGGTGATCACAAGGTGGTCAAGACCGACGATGGTGATTACAGCGCCGGAGCTGTCTTAATTGCCTCAGGTTCCGAATACAAGAAGCTGGGTGTGCCTGGCGAAAATGAATTTGGTGGTCGCGGGGTCTCCTACTGCGCGGTCTGCGACGGTGCGTTCTTTAAGAACCTCGACGTCGTTGTCGTAGGTGGTGGCGATTCAGCCGTTGAAGAAAGCCTCTACCTGGCAGGGATTACGTCCAAGGTGACGGTTGTGGTTCGACGTGACCAACTGCGGGCCCAAAAGATTTTACAGGATCGGGCCTTTGCCAACGATAAGATTGAATTTGTTTGGAACACGAACGTCACCGAAGTTGTCGGTGACGATATGAAAGTAACGGGCGTCAAGACGAAGAACAATCAAACTGGCGAAACCGGCGAGATTGCGGCCAGTGGGGTCTTCATTTACGTGGGGAACCTGCCAATGACCGACGCCTTCACGAGCCTGGGGATCACGGACGACAAGGGCTGGATCAAGACCGATGACCGGATGGCCACCGCAGTTCCAGGTATCTTTGCCATTGGTGATGTTCGGCAAAAGACCTTGCGGCAGATTACGACTGCTGTAGGGGACGGTGGGATTGCCGGCCAAGAAGCCTTCAGTTATCTGGAAGCTTTGAAGTCTAAGGCGGCTTCTGCCAAATAA